The Lycium ferocissimum isolate CSIRO_LF1 chromosome 1, AGI_CSIRO_Lferr_CH_V1, whole genome shotgun sequence genome includes a region encoding these proteins:
- the LOC132047669 gene encoding transcription termination factor MTERF15, mitochondrial — protein sequence MNIRILKSLFTSFSSPTTIIPNPNLRYFCTNTTAVKRISQFKYPLQFQQKSPQRNLIAVSSLLTKYGFPALELPDFLERNRRLLNLDPAKIEKSLKVLLSLKPSQEFLVSMISSCPRVLEYDAIKKWEGGIQGLEEGSKSYLSSLAIRNILEVSVKFELDYDCVLGSLKCLKDLGITNITLNKVLETCPMVTTMSAIKIHDTFEFVINAFGIGRVEFDSILNVYPGILTFGFQSKVKQLLDEFKVLGFNTEMVKKQVLKDPGILALEVGELSRCLELLKSLKCREIIKKDIFREGFFKAGYEVKLRVDCLRNHGLTLRDAYSVLWKEPRVILYHIEDVERKIQFLVNVMKVDIHCLIEVPEYLGVNFEKHILPRFKVIDYLRSIGGLGDEVGLRELIKPSRLKFYNLYVKPYPECEAIYGRFARNDEVRSRHPVGMWKLFKPQNNPKSTEDIMNIKSYMDSLA from the coding sequence ATGAACATTAGGATTCTCAAATCCTTGTTCACGTCATTTTCCAGTCCCACTACAATAATTCCAAATCCAAATCTCCGCTATTTTTGCACTAACACAACAGCTGTAAAACGAATATCCCAATTTAAATATCCTCTGCAATTCCAACAAAAATCCCCCCAAAGAAATCTCATTGCAGTGTCGAGTCTTCTCACAAAATATGGTTTTCCAGCTCTAGAACTTCCTGATTTTCTCGAGAGGAATCGTCGTTTACTAAATCTAGACCCTGCCAAAATTGAAAAATCCCTTAAGGTTCTATTATCCTTGAAACCATCTCAAGAATTCCTAGTGTCCATGATAAGTAGTTGTCCCAGGGTTCTAGAATATGATGCTATAAAGAAATGGGAAGGAGGCATCCAAGGATTAGAAGAGGGGTCCAAATCCTATTTATCCTCTTTGGCTATTCGGAATATTCTGGAGGTTTCGGTGAAGTTTGAATTAGATTATGATTGTGTTCTAGGGTCTCTTAAATGCCTGAAGGATTTAGGAATTACTAATATTACTCTAAATAAGGTTTTAGAGACATGTCCCATGGTAACTACGATGTCTGCAATCAAGATTCATGACACTTTTGAATTCGTCATTAATGCCTTTGGGATTGGCAGAGTTGAATTCGATAGCATTCTCAATGTCTATCCAGGTATTTTGACCTTTGGGTTTCAAAGTAAGGTTAAGCAGTTGCTCGATGAATTTAAAGTTTTGGGTTTTAATACGGAGATGGTTAAGAAACAGGTTCTTAAAGATCCTGGAATTCTTGCACTGGAAGTTGGGGAGTTATCGCGGTGTTTGGAGTTGCTTAAAAGTTTGAAATGTAGGGAAATTATTAAGAAGGATATTTTCCGTGAGGGGTTTTTTAAGGCTGGGTATGAGGTGAAACTAAGGGTTGATTGTTTACGTAATCACGGGTTAACCTTAAGGGATGCTTATTCCGTGTTATGGAAAGAGCCGAGAGTGATACTTTATCACATCGAAGATGTTGAGAGGAAGATTCAGTTTTTAGTTAACGTGATGAAAGTTGATATTCATTGTCTTATTGAAGTTCCGGAGTACCTTGGGGTGAACTTCGAGAAACATATTCTACCGAGATTCAAGGTAATTGACTACTTAAGATCAATAGGAGGACTTGGTGATGAAGTGGGGTTAAGGGAGTTGATTAAACCTAGTAGATTGAAATTTTATAATCTATATGTCAAGCCGTATCCAGAGTGTGAAGCAATATATGGAAGATTTGCAAGAAATGATGAAGTGAGAAGTCGACATCCAGTGGGAATGTGGAAGCTTTTCAAACCACAAAATAATCCAAAGTCCACAGAAGATATTATGAACA